The DNA segment CAAATCTGCcagcattcaaagaaaaatcgtaagttttatgaggggaggttggttcttgcttcgttTGACAACCTTGCTCTGCTTCGTTCTGAAAGCCCCTTCGAGTCCCCCTAGGTggcacctgactgttatggaaatagaatttttcaaaaaatatgcaattattgataaaaaaatagagttgttttggaagcgtattgatatatcaagtaatttttaaTGAACTAGTGATcgtgacacatttcaaaggcattacAACTATCTCTTAtttgaattttgagggtcctcctcaaaattcagccccagtttggtagatgatctttgactGTTTGCGGATAATGGACCCTGATGACCCTTCTCTGGAATTTTGAGattccttctcaaaattttgccccagttcttAACTAATTACTGACTTCTTGGCATGCGATGGCTCTGGCTGGACATggtccggaattttgaggaccctcctcaaaattctgcccctcTGATTTTGggtaaatgaaaattttattatgatatgaccgaacccataaagcttcctacgtatcccctcttaaacgagaatcaggtcaagcgttgTTCAACTACATCAGAAGATAAAATGTATagtatctaagcatagtatctcttgactgcgtttgAATTGATCGGTTTGGGTGATACTtccccatccatttctgcaagtatgagtgctcctcatgTTAATACTCTGTGAACCAAGTACAGACCTTGCCAgttaggagagaatttccctttggcttcatcttgatgtgggaagattttcttcaataccagctgacctggtgcgaactgtcttggtttgattcttttgttgaaagctttggacattttgttctgctaaagttggccatgacatactgcgttcattctgTTTCTATCtgtaagggccaattgttcatagcggctctACATCACTGatttcagcttcttgtatgactcttaaagaaggaatctctacctcggctgggatgacaacctcggtaccataaaccaacatgtacaAGGTTGCCCCAGTTAacgtgcgaactgtggtgcggtaccctaacagagcaaagggtaacttctcatgccactatttGTGTATCTCTACCATTTTCCATAGTATCtttttaatgtttttgttggaggcttctacggctccattcatctaaggtctgtaggctgtggaattcttgtgcttgattttgaaagttccACATATATCTTTCATTAGATCACCATTGATATTGGCAACGTTGTTAGTAATAATGGACTTGGGAACTTCGAATCGacagacaatacgatccttgacaaaatctgtgatgactttcttagttacagCTTTGTACGATGagacttctacccattttgtgaagtaatcaatggctaccagaataaacctgcgtctgtttgaagcagtggactcaatcggaccaataacattcattccccaggcagcgaaaggccaaggtgagcttgttgcattgagctcatttggtggcatttttatcatgtcggcatgcacttggcattgaaagcatttgcggacatactgaatgcaatccgtctccatggtcatccaaaagtaacctgccctgagtatcttcttggccaagacgaaaccattcatgtgtggaaAACAGGTCCTAGCGTGCGCGTCCTCTAGTAGCTTAGAGGCTTCCTTTGCATTGACAACCTCCGGAGcatgcgtttctgagtgtgatttgtatgctccgggtattcttcttttgataagtactctttgatgtcatggaaccaaggttttccatctgcttcttcctcaacatgagcacaatatgccggctgattatggatcctcaccgggatgggatcaatgtggttcttatctggatgttgtatcatggatgataaagtgtCTAATGCGTCGGCAAACACATTCTGAATTCTGGACATGtatcggaattctatctttgtgaacctctttttcaattcatacacatggtgcagatatggcaatatcttggaattcttggtggcccactctccttgtacctggggAACAAGCAAACCTGAGTCACCGatcaccagcaactcctgaacgttcatgtcgactgccatgttgagccctagtatacaggcttcatactctgccatgttgttagtgcagGGAAATTCGAGTTTAGCAGATTCCAGACAatgttgacccatttctgataccaaaattgctccaatgcccactcctctaAAATTtgtagctccatcaaagaacatcatCCAACCGTCGTATGATTTCGGTAATGTgttctcctacaaatgatacttcttcatcaagaaaatatattttcaagggtttgtattctcccCCCACCgtattttcagcaaggtgatctgccaatgcttgtcccttgaccgccttttgagttacatagacgatatcgaactcacttagtagtatttGCCACTTATCCAACTTCCAATCGGCATGGGTTTATGGAATATaaacttcagaggatccatcttgaatatgaggtatgtagtgtaggcacagaagtaatgcctcaatttctgggctgtccaggtcaaagcacagcaagtgcgttcaagcagagaataccgctcttcatagggtgtgaacttcttgttcaaataatatatggcttgctccctTCTtcatgtctcgtcatgttgtcccaaaacacatctgaaggctccatccaatacggatatataaagtagcaaaggttgtcgtagttctggtgggaccaaaatTGGCGGtgtggataggtattccttgatattgtcaaaagctttctgaaaaTCCTCTGTCCAACTAGtctcagcatctttcctcagcatcttgaagatgggttcacatattactgtggactgtgctatgaatcgattgatgtagttgagccgccctaggaagctcatcacatctcttttgctcctaggtggcggtaactcctgaatagctttgaagTTAGATGGATAAAGCTCGATCCCTCGGCGACTGaaaatgaatcccaataactttcctgcgggaaccctgaaagcacactttgcggggttcaatttcaaattgtaccttattagcctgtcgaagaacttcctcaagtctgctatatgatctgcgaccctcttggatttgataatgacatcatccacatacacctctatttctttatgtatcatatcatggaagatggttgtcatggctctcatgtaagtggccccagcattcttcaaactgaatgacatcatcttataacaatatacaccccatggtgtaataaaagttatcttctctgcatcttcttcatccatccagatctagtGATAACctacgaagcaatctacaaaggattggagttcatgcttggcatagtTATCGATCAGGacatgtatatttggcagtggaaaatcgtccttgggacttgctctatttaaatcccaataatcaacacataccctaaCCTTCCTGTCTTTTTTCGGAACTTGCACAATGTTAGTTAACCAGGTTGGGTACCCAACCACCCTCATGTctagtttgaattttctgagtttctgtttgactggtggacacatgggattagtaggaaaaatgtgagccactatagatgtgctcaaactggtcatatcatcatacgaccatgcgaagatgtcctcatattcttttagaaaacggatgtattcttccttctctatTGGTGATAAATGAATGTTGATGTGAGTATCCTTGATGGTCTCGGCGCCtgccaaatttactgcttcggtttcgtccaaaTTGGACTTacgcttgttctcaaaattcttaaCCTCcttgacaatttcctcgggtatctcatcttcctcCTCTCAATCACTATTCTCatattgcgttgcctcattatatgtcacagtcactggttcatcaggaaaactaataataacactgtagaaaggaaaagtataaaaatagtaatgaataatgataaaggacAAATGCATTTAATTAAAActaagaaaattgttcaaacaaagtTTGGCTCGattaatcgagcatttattttgaaacaaagaaatcttaaaaaaaattgccaaaaattttaaatgcctagaatggctataaattctgccaagctacccaaggactcggcgggctcgggatgatGTGgtggtccagtttctgagaatagctccctttgtcacagtctgaatggtaaggccttcttcctccccatcctcaattatggcacaacaatccatgtcctcGTCTTCCAAGAACAGATCCTTCAGCCCAACTAGTGCTTCTtcctctgcagttccccatattttgtcggcctggtgaaaagcttgttccaaacgtggcactGGCTACTCAAGATGGTAGTACGGCCCGCACCacggaggcgaccaatcattgtactcttgccatgtatactgatatccgagcccaaagatggtaccatgattttttagtcgtattggtttggtgataccttagaagttctttcccaaccctttgccgggttcgtATCTAGACCATGCTAgaatgctttctattttgttactccaccacttatccttctcgactgcattgacccgttcgatgtgatgataggtttcccctcctagccttcttctatgtccaatggtcgggatggtttgactagtgtagatggggttactcccatctccatggaTAATTACCTCCAGGCAGTTCAATTCAAACTTCACACACTTACCAAACACCTTTCTTTTACCCACCTTGGAAAATggaaatcaaccaaaacatccGTGAGATTAACATGGTGATGGGAGCGCCATACAAATTAAAGTAGTGGTGGAAGAATATTCGTCAGGAAACCAGAAATGTGGTTTAGACACACCTGAGAGAACTGACCCCTTTGCTGAACATTTAAGCAGACAGTGTGCTTACTCGCATGTTGATAGTGTTTTGGGATTCGGTTAAGGTGGTGTTCAAGTTTGCCGACTATGAGTTAGTACCGACATTGGAAGAAGTCACTAGTTTTATGGAGTTTCTGTTCAATATAAGGAAGCCAATATTGCCAATTACTATGCCCAGTTACCACTTCTTGGATGCTTTGGGCCTGGTTAATAGTAGGAGTCTCAGAAATATCAAGGACGAACGGGTGAGCTTCGACCAACTGTTCAACAGATTTGGGCACCGTGAAAGCTACGAGTGGTATTTTGGGTGAGTTTCAATGTAACCAAGCGATGTGGGAGAGTTACTTTCTCAATGGAACTATTGGATTATTGTTCTTCCCGCACAGAAGGGGTCGGATTAACATCAACTTATTACCTATTGTTCTAGTGATCTTCCGTGGCAACCTTCAACTGTCGATGGTGCTAGCTGAGATGCTAAGGGCTTTATCCGTATGTGCATGAGGGTATGATTTCTTTGAGGTTTGTAACTTGCTTTCTTCATATTTGGGCTACTGAACATTTCTTCCAGCGAGAGGCCACCATCAACTACTTTGTGGGCATTAGCAATATGATCCGCAACCATAATGAGAGAATGAGACTATGGGTCTCCCCACATGGGCAAAAATAGTGGAGGAAAATGCTGACCAATTTGAGTGGGGAATGAATCAACTGGAAGCTATCAGGGTTAGGTGGAAGTGCAATATTAAGGACTCCTTGTAAATACTTCTTCGAGATAATCAGACATAAAGGTATTCAACCATTCTCACCTTTATGGGTTCTTAGACAGTTTAGGATGATCCATGATGTGTCTCCGTGGACAAGGACAACACTATACGAGGATGAGAAAAACAGACAGATTCTGATACCATGGATAAGAGGGCTCCAAGAATAGTGGAACGACATAGTCACAATGTCAATGGGTCAAAACTCGTGGTGCACTCCTGAGTATTATGTCTGGATCAACGAGGAAGATGAGTTATCCCGGCCAATAAGGGAGCGCATAGCATGGTTAGAGGATGCAGTGGTTGCTTTGTAAATTTACCATTAGATCCTACCACATTACCTTGTGACTACTTTGATGCACCATCAAGTGGTCCTAGGATCCATCGACCACATATTGCCACCTGTATAAGAAGATGATCGGGTAGTGGAGTGCATCCAAATGGAGTTTATCACAAAGCCAGAAGAAGATCCGGAGCAGGGGTCAAAGTTCGACATTGACGAGGAGGAGTTTGAAGAAGACCCAGATGAGGATCCAGAAGAAGAAGAGGGGATGGTTATTAGAGTTGTTTGATTTCCCCCTTCTTTCCCGCTTGATATCTTTATTCTTAGTTTTATTTTCCTTTCAAAAAGGGCAACTTCTATGAAACAGTGTTGTAGTCTTTGTTCCCACTATATCAGTCCAAATTACCAATGAAAACAAACTTACTTTGGATCTAAATGTGTCAAGTCTAAATGTTGGTCAAATATATACGATTTAGGCCTACCTCCAAAAATTAAAGGCCCCAAGGAATTCTAGGAAATGTGCTAGCCTTAATGCGTGAATTAATTGCCCTGTATGATTTTCTGCTTGTAGAAATGAAGAAACTAACtcatgtttctttttctttttcttatattTTCTTTATTATTACCCCAAAGAAAAGAAAGTTGGTTTATGTCGACCGAAGTTGGCAAAACCATCGTACAATCTAAGATCAAAGGGAAAGATGTCATCAATAGAAAACCCGATTGAACATGCTCTGGTCATAGCTGACAGCCGAGGGTGATTGGGGGAAAAGGATGATACGAGGAGTGATGAAAACGTGGCCTGGATGGCCTAGGAAATGGAGTCTCTAACGGAGGAAGTACAACATACCATGGAATTAGCACATCTGGTTGTGACAACGCTTCCTCAACCACCTCAATTTCTTTCTTTGGATTAAATTCCTGaccattttccttccacatcacGTCAAAACAATAACACCCCAACTTCTATCCCTACCACTCAATTCAAACCTCCAGTAACCCTGCAAACCCACCAAATCCCCTTATCCACACTCCATATGTACCACAGAACATTCAGACACCACAAAACCCAACTATCACCATTAGTGCAACTCACGCCCCTCCTCGTGACATAATCACTTTTACCACTAACTAGCACATAACTGTGGCACATACTGCCATTTATGAGCGATATGTTCCCCTGTATATGCCATTTCATAACCTACCTTTGTAGTGCATATCACGGCCAGGGTGCCTTATGATATTGACCAATAAGCTGAGATGGAAAGGGAAGCAAAACGTACGGAAGAGGAGTCAGTATTTGAGCAGCTGCAAATCTTGATAAAGCAAATGAAGGACCTCCAAATTGCCCAAGGAAGTTAAAGTTTGGACTACAAGGATTTGTGTATTCATTCGGATGTGGATATGCCAGTAGGATATATACCTCCAAAGTTTGATATCTTTGATGGGACGCGTGATCCCCACGCACATTTGAGGGCGTATTGTGATAAGTTTGTCGGAGTGGGGAGGAATGAGAAGTTTAGATAAAGTTATTTATAAGGATCTTAACCGGAGAAGCACTCACTTGGTATATTCGACAGGATCCGCAAAATTAGGGAACTTGGCAAGATATGGTAGAGGACTTCATGAATCATTTTCGATTCATCACAGAGATCACTCCCGATCAGTTCGCACTGGTGAACCTGTAGAAAATATCATCCCAGTCTTTCCAAGAATATTCACGTCCGTATAGGTCAGAGGCTGCCAGGGCACAACCTCCGCTGGATGATAGTGAGTTAACCAAGTATTTCACCAGAGCCCATTAAGGGATATACTTTGAAAAGATGATGGGAATGATGGGGCAAAATATCTCCGAGCTGGTCAAGATGGGAGATTTCTTAGAAGATGGCATAAAATTCGATACATCACAATCCATGGCAGCACTACAAGAGGTCATCAAGGCCATCCAATGAGGGTCAATCGGTagcagaaagaagaagaaagaggaggtCTCAGCAGTCGTCCCTTTCTATCAACCCAACCCACATCACGGTAATACTATCTATTCCCCATACAATCAATCACCACTGCCCACTTATGCTCCAGTCTATAACACCCAGTCGTATTATCACCCTTAACCATAATACAATGCTCCTCGAGTCAACAACAACCCAAATCCACAACGACCATATGCTCATGTCAAACCACTACTCACCAAAACCGACCCACTTATGCCTCATGCCTCATCCCAACTTTGAAGAGAGGGGTCCTGGAAATTTTACCTTGATTGCTGAGCCTCTAGCCCAATTATTTTCGAGACTGAGAAGAGCAGGATTGATACATCCTGTTGAAGGAAGGGTTCCAGAGTATCCTTCCAAATATTTTGATGCAACTAAAAGTTGCATGTACCATTCCAATGTACCTGGTCTTGATAGTGAAGATTGTTTTAAGCTGAAAAATGAGATTGAAACATTGATCAAAAGAGGAGCCATTTGATGCACTCCACGTCGCCTGATGTAAATCGCAATCCGCTGCCAAATCACCGAAACTAGGGAGTCAACATGATCGCATTGGACGAAGAATATGACCTCAAGGGAACGATTGTCAATATAGGAAATGTAGAAGCTGCCAAGATCCTTCCCCAAAGTCTATAATGATTACAGTACAAGTGAGACCTACAGTGACTATTCAGACTTACCAGCGACAACATGTCGTTGCTACAGAAGATGAAGAAAGTCGAGAATACAAAATTGTCTTATGGACGTACAAACAAAAGGGAAAGGCCAAAATGACAGACTCTGCTAGCCCATGGTATAACTAGGTCTAGAAGATGCTACGCCCCTAAAGAAGTCAATCGAGGGAACTTGGGAAGAGAGAAATTCAAAGAAGGTACATAACATACCATGAAGTTGCTGAGTTTTGGAAGAGAATGTCAACCAAAGAGTATTCCGTGGAGGAGCAGCTGAAGAAAACTCCAACACAAATACAATCATGACTTGTTAATGAGCTCTAATAGTCATAAGGATACCCGGTTGAAATTACTAAGTTGGGTAAGTGTACCAAGTAACACCACTAGTGAGGTGCTGGCCGCGACAATTGGGAAAATGGTCGAAGCAAATATGATCACTTTCAGAAGAAACAAACTTCCTATCAAAGGCGCAAGTCACAACAAAGCTCTTCATACCACTGTCAAATAAGTGGACAAAGTAGTGTCCCTAGTGCTGGTTGGTGGAGGGTCAATAGTAAatatttgtccgctctccactcTACGAGAGTTAGTAATTCATTTGAGTGAAGTCAAGGAAAGCCACGTAAAGGTGAGGGCCTTTGATGGTTCGTAGAAGGGTGTTATCAGAGAAATTTATTTGGCCTTACACAATGGGCCGGTTGAATTTTCCATAGTGTTTCAAGTGATGGATATCTCTTCTTCCTACAACTTACTGCTAGGAAAGCTCTTGATACTTATAGTAGGGGCCGTCCCATCTACTTTACACCAATGCATGAAATTTGAGTGGGCATGTCAGGAAATTGTGGTTCATAGCGAGTGGGGTCACTCTGCTTATTTGGAGCATGTTGTTCCATTCATTGAAGGGCTAGACAGAGTTGCTTTCCATGCAGTGGAAATCATGCAGACTACCAAAATGAAAGAGACTGAACAAAACTTGGGAATTTAGTCACCGTATAGATCTAAGATGGCTATAAGGGAGACGACAAAATATGGATACAAGCCAGGAATAGGGCTGGGAGCCAGGTCGGACGGAATCACAAAGCAAATTGAACTTAACGACCAGAAAGGAAGGGCCGCATAGGATATTAGCCTCCAAAAGGTAAAGTTCATACGGCAGTTTCAGGACAAAGGTTTTTGTTCCAGAGCATGTTTCAAGTCCGGTCAGGTTTCAGTACCAAAAGATGATATCATCGATGGGATAGGAAAGCTGTTCGTGAATATGATTGAAGAATGTCGTGAAGGTATTGCCATCAAGACACTGACTATCAGGGATGCCGAACCAGGGGATGAGTTGTAGATTGGACCGCCATTCCGTCTTTGTTTTGCTTGGAGTCTTGGTAGTATGGaacaataaaagttttcttttgaaaAGTGCACAATCAATTGAGGTATGCACCGTGTCTGTATCTTTTTTGTCATTTTCCTCTTTTAAATGCTTAAgacatttctcttttcattaaataaaaagatttattctcaaaatattgcAACTTTATTTATGTCTTTTATActtatcttttctttttagtaATTAAAATGTTAAAAACCCACATTCCACGATTATGACATGTAACAAAACCGTCAAGCGCAACGACCTAGATTACGAGGATATCACGAGAGTATGATGCCAAAAAATCTCCCACAGGCGATTGATCAATTGGAGAGTAAGAAAAATCCTAACCTCGAAGAAACGGAAGTGATAAACCTAGGAAGTGAAGAATACGTGAAGGAAACCAGGACCAACATTTATCTATATGACGAATAGAAGGAGAAATTGGTTGAGCTCCCCTGACGGTACAttgatgtttttgcatggtcctacaATGACATGTCAGGATTAAGCACTGACATTATCTCCCATCGACTACCCACTGATTCTACCAGATTGCCGGTCGAGCAGAAACCCAGAAAATTCAAACCTGATTTAAGTTTGAGGATAAAGGAATAAGTGACAAAGCAGATAGAGGAGAATGTGGTAAGGGTCACCAATTACCCTAACTGGTTGGCAAATAACTTCCTGGTACCTAAGAAAgacaaaaatatcaaaatatgcGTGGATTACCGAGATCTCAACAAAGCTAGTCCAAAGGACTATTTCCACACCCTCATCGACAACTGCAGGAAGCATGAAATGCAGTCATtgtggattgttttgctgggtaccaccaaatcttaatgcacgaggaagatgaagaaaagacagccttcaccaCACCTTGGGGAGTCTACTTCTATAGAGTTATGACATAGGTTTCAAGAATGCTGGTGCCagctacatgagggccatgaataCCCCTTTTAACAACTTGATTCATAAGGATATTGAAGTATAAGTGGATGGAATCATCATAAAGTCTCGAAAGAGTTTAGAGCACTTGGACGATTTTTGAGGAAATTAATCAAACGCCTGTGAAGGTACAGTCTGAAATTGAAACCCGACAAAGTGCGCATTCAAAGTCCTCGCTAGAAAACTATTGGGCATCATTGTAAGAAGGAATGGGATATGACTAGCCCtatcaaaaatcaaggccattcaggaattgccaccaccaaagagcaagaAAGATGTAATGAGTTTCCTGGGTAGATTGAACTACATAAATTGTTTCATAGCTCAGTCCATGGTAATCTGTGAACCCATTTACAAGTTGGTGAAAAAGGATGTTGCCGCAAAATGGACAGAAGAATGTGAGAATGCCTTCAACAAAATCAAagatatttgtcaaatccactaGTGATAGTTCCCCCAGAATCTGGTAAGCCATTGTTATTGTATTTCTCAATCTTGGATAAAGCCATCGGCTGTCTGTTGGGACAGCATGACGAAACTGGAAGAAAGGATCAGGCCATCTACTACttaagtaagaagttcacaccatgTAAGACCAAATATACTTTGATACAATGCCCTTGATGCCCTCTAACTTGGATTGGCCAGAAACTTAGGCACTATATGTCGACATACACTACGCATCTGATATCTCGGCTTAACCCGCtcaagtatatctttcagaagatGATGCTTACCGAAAAGCTAGCTAAATGGCAAATTCTCCTCAGCAAATTTGATATTATGTACATAACTCAGAAGGCTATCAAAGGACAAACTTTAGTTGACCATCTCATAGAGAATCCGGTGGATGGGGATTACGAGCCACTTACTATGTATTTTACCGATGAAGAACTATTGAGAAGATACTTCAGAATTATACTCTGGATGGAGAATGATTTTTGATGGAGCAGCAACCATCAAAAGAGTCGGAATTGGGGAATTCCTGATTTTAGAATTTGGACAACACTATCCAATATCGGCAAAGATAAGATTTTCttgtaccaataatatggctgaatacgaagcaTGCATCCTTAGGATCGTAATGGCAGTCCACATGAACGTCAAAGAACTTTTGGCCATAGGTGATTCCGACCTATTGATACACCAAGTCCAAGGGGAATGGTCAACCAAGAATGTTAAGATACTTCCATACCAGCATTGCATGAAAGAGATATGCAAGAAGTTCACGAAGATTGAGTTCAAGCAGGTCCACAGGATTCAGAATGAGTTCATTAATGCCCTTGCAAACCTATCATCTATGAttcaacatccagacaagaactacATCGACCCTATTAATGTAGAGATCGGGGATAAACATGACTATTGCTTCCATGTAGATGAAGAACCAGATGGtaaaccatggtatcatgacatcaggaAATTCCTTACAAATAGATAATACCCGGATAATGATACTAATGTTCAAAAACAAACCCTCAGTAGGATGGCAAACCACGTTTTCCTCAATGGGGAAGTCCTATACAGGAGGACCCCAGATTTACGCTTGTTGAGACGTGTAGATGATGTCGAGGCAGCTAGGTTAGTAGAAGAAATGCATACAGGAACGTGTGGACCCTACATGAATGGGTTCACATTAGCCAAGAAGATCTAGAGAAttggatacttttggatgactacgAAAAGTGACAGTATCCGCTACGTACAGAAGTGTAACCAGTGCTAGATTTACAGGAATTTTATCCGGGTTCTGTCAAATGAGTTAACTATAATGGGCTCACTTTGGTCGTTCACCGCGTGGGGCATCAACATGATTGGACCTGTAGAACTCTCTGTATCAAAATGCACATCGCTTCATCTTGGTAGCTATCAAAATATTTCACCAAATAGGTCAAGACATCTACTTACACGATCGTAAAAAAGAAAGTAGTGGCAGATTTTGTCGGGAACAACATCGTCTGCAGATTTGGAATGGTAGAGTCCATCATCACCGACAATGCTGCTAACCTCAAAAGTGACCTCATGAGAGAATTCTGCAAGAAGTTAAGAATCATCCACCGccattccacagcctacaggccgTAAATGAATGAAGCAGTCAAGGTAACCAACAAGAATATTAAGAGAAGGTTATGGAAGATAGTAGACAATCACATATAGTGA comes from the Nicotiana sylvestris chromosome 4, ASM39365v2, whole genome shotgun sequence genome and includes:
- the LOC138890138 gene encoding uncharacterized protein, with translation MAVHMNVKELLAIGDSDLLIHQVQGEWSTKNVKILPYQHCMKEICKKFTKIEFKQVHRIQNEFINALANLSSMIQHPDKNYIDPINVEIGDKHDYCFHVDEEPDGKPWMANHVFLNGEVLYRRTPDLRLLRRVDDVEAARLVEEMHTGTCGPYMNGFTLAKKI